The Vibrio gallaecicus genome contains a region encoding:
- a CDS encoding LysR family transcriptional regulator, whose protein sequence is MRIDWKAVDFDWNHARAFLATAELGSLSAAAKALNSSQPTLSRQVNALEKQLKVALFERVGKGLELTPSGIELAECVKNMGNAAAHLSLTASGKSEVLEGSVCISASESMAVYELPAIISKLRNIEPKITIELVASNASSDLKRREADIAIRSYRPEQLDLIAKKIRDDHFYLYAANSYLNSIANPQTLSDFNSANFIGPSDYQKIISMLNQRGLQLTPENFPVTTSNHTVYWELVKQGVGVGFIQDSLVQPTDDVVKVLPELGHFPTELWLVTHRELRTNRRIQYVFEFLSKELSNYN, encoded by the coding sequence ATGCGAATAGATTGGAAGGCGGTAGATTTTGATTGGAATCATGCGAGAGCTTTTCTTGCGACGGCTGAGCTGGGTTCTTTGTCAGCGGCAGCTAAGGCTTTAAATAGCTCCCAGCCTACATTGAGTCGGCAAGTCAATGCATTAGAGAAACAGCTTAAAGTTGCTCTATTTGAACGTGTAGGCAAAGGGCTTGAGTTAACGCCAAGTGGTATAGAATTGGCAGAATGCGTCAAAAACATGGGGAATGCTGCCGCCCATTTATCCCTGACCGCTTCAGGAAAATCAGAGGTATTAGAAGGCTCGGTTTGCATAAGCGCATCAGAAAGCATGGCAGTTTACGAGTTGCCTGCGATCATATCGAAGCTGAGAAATATTGAACCCAAAATTACGATTGAGTTAGTCGCATCTAACGCGAGTAGTGATTTAAAACGCAGAGAAGCAGACATTGCTATCAGATCATACAGACCTGAGCAGCTAGACTTAATTGCTAAGAAGATCAGAGACGACCATTTCTATCTTTATGCTGCCAATTCATACCTTAACTCGATAGCAAACCCTCAGACTTTGTCAGATTTCAATAGTGCTAATTTTATTGGTCCTTCGGATTATCAAAAAATCATTTCAATGCTAAATCAACGGGGGTTACAGCTAACTCCTGAAAACTTCCCAGTCACAACAAGTAATCATACTGTTTACTGGGAGCTAGTTAAGCAAGGCGTTGGTGTTGGTTTTATTCAAGATAGCTTGGTTCAACCAACAGATGATGTAGTAAAAGTACTGCCAGAACTTGGCCATTTTCCAACGGAGCTTTGGCTTGTTACCCATCGAGAGCTTCGAACAAATAGACGAATCCAATATGTTTTCGAATTTTTGAGCAAAGAGTTATCAAACTATAATTAA